A stretch of DNA from Acanthopagrus latus isolate v.2019 chromosome 7, fAcaLat1.1, whole genome shotgun sequence:
TTTGTTTATGGCTGTCTTGCCAATTATACTCATCTATGCACGACATCTAGTTCATAAGCAAATACATGGAAATGGGGCATAGTCATCACCAGTTCTTAACTGTTCAAGGCAGTGGAAAATTCCATGAGTTCATATCAGACGGGTAAACTGTAAGGACAACAATGAAGCACTGCctggtgtttctgtgtctcctgGGACCTTTTCTACATGCTTTGGCTCAATGCACTGTCCCAGCCTCACAGTTTAAGCTGGAGGGAGATTTTTTGATAGGTGGACTTTTTGGAATTCATCATGTCGATGGCCCTGGTCGTCAACACAGACCGGAATTCACTGACTGCTCCCAGTAAGTTTTACAACATCTCTGAGCAGACACTTTCTGAAACTAATGAAGTGCATGAGTTGtgcatcagattttttttttacatttgaatatttgCTCCATTTGGAAAAGGTATAAGACATTAAGTTGGCATCATTGATCTCAGTCCTTATTCAGTGTCTCTAAAGCCTTCACTGACGCAATAATGAAACTAATTCTCTCTCATTGTCCTTTCTCTGTCCACAGTAAACCTTTCATACTGTCAAGTTATCAGAGGTTTCATGTGATGAGATTCTCTGTAGAGGAAATCAATAACTCTACCAGCCTACTGCCAAATGTATCTCTTGGCTATGAAATATTTGACCATTGCTCAGATACACAGAGTTTTCCAGGCATTTTAAACCTCATCTCAGTCAATGGCGTGATCCAACCTTGGCGTGAACCAAACAAGAAACTCTCCCAAGTTTCCAAAGCCATAGCAGTGGTCGGCACTTACATAAGCACTGAAACACGGACTGTAGCCCCTCTTTTAATGAGGAATTTCATTCCTATGGTAAATTTACCAATTACTGTTTTAACAATTTCCTGTCAGATATATTGAGTGATTTCATACCAAGCTTTATTTGAGAATTTATGAATTAAGAAGTAATGAAAATGTCTCCCTTACTCTTTTGACAGATCAGTTACGGAGCTTCTAGTTCAAAATTTTCAATAAAGCAGAATTTCCCATCTTTCCTGCGAACAGTGCATCCCCTTAAAGACATTATTGAAGTGACTGTCAAGATTCTGCAGTACTTCAATTGGAGCTGGGTATCTTTCCTCTACAGCGATGATGAGTATGGCAATGATAGTCAGGATGTGTTCATAAAGAGGATTAAGGACACTGACATCTGCCTGGCATACACCAAAAGCCTCAGTCATGATACAGATTACTCCCAAATATACAATCAAATAGAGGCACAGAACATAAGTGTTATTatagtttttgtttctgaatgGACTGCTCGGGCTCTCATTAATTCAGCAATACAACTGAAAATCACAGACAAGGTTTTTATAGCAAGCGATGGATGGTCCTCAAACAAGGAGCTCCCCAGGACGAATGGAATCCAAAATATTGGAACTATACTCGGGATATCTCAGCCAATAGTGAAATTGCCTGGTTTTAGTGATTATGTCTATGCCTCCAAAAGCCAGAATCATTCTGCAAATTCACAGCAACAGATGTTTTGCAATCAGGTTTGCAACTGCAGTAACGTGAACCCAACAGATGTCATTCTTGCCGAcccatctttctcttttcctgtctaTGCTGCTGTATATGCCATCGCTCATGCCTTACACAATGTCTTGCAATGTGGATCCAACGGATGCAATGGGAATATTACAGTGTATCCACATATGGTGGGTATACAAATAATTTGAGAacttatttaatttattctcACTGTTTCTCTGACAGTTTCTTTTCCATGGCATTTGATGTGtccaatcacaacacatcataTACATTTGCACAAATTGATGGCTTCAGCGTGATgctttgaataaacaagcatTTCAAAGAGTTTTGTAAGACAGAGATCAATCTCATTGTACTCTGTGTACCCTCATCAGGTTCTAGCAGAGCTGAAGAAGTCAAACTTTACACTTCTAAACCAGAGTATTGAGTTTGACAAGAATGGTGACCCCAAGTACGGATTCTATGCTATACTTTTCTGGAAACAAAATGGTGAAACAGAGGAAGTCGGCTCCTATCGTTTTAACCCATCCACTTTGCTCATCGACAACAGCAGAATTCATTGGCACACCAAGGACAAAGTGagttttttaatttcctgcctAGAGTTTATGTAGTATATGTTGATATGAAAAtactttgttttggttttccctCTTCtgcagggatgtgtgtgtgcagatgaagtgtttgtttattaatgGCACTGACAGGGAACAAAACCCAGCATAATTAAACATGGCATGATTTGATGATTTCTGGAAATAAAACGtttgttgattatattttaCAGACCCTGCTTTGAATGTTTAATAAGCTGTACAGAAATGATTACTGCTACTTCTCTATCATTTGTACATAACCCTTATGATGTAATCTTGTCTTGGACAGGTGCCTACATCACTGTGTAACTGGGAATGTGATGTAGGTCACAAAAAGGCGTATAAGGGAATCCACAAATGCTGcttta
This window harbors:
- the LOC119023564 gene encoding taste receptor type 1 member 1-like, whose amino-acid sequence is MKHCLVFLCLLGPFLHALAQCTVPASQFKLEGDFLIGGLFGIHHVDGPGRQHRPEFTDCSHKPFILSSYQRFHVMRFSVEEINNSTSLLPNVSLGYEIFDHCSDTQSFPGILNLISVNGVIQPWREPNKKLSQVSKAIAVVGTYISTETRTVAPLLMRNFIPMISYGASSSKFSIKQNFPSFLRTVHPLKDIIEVTVKILQYFNWSWVSFLYSDDEYGNDSQDVFIKRIKDTDICLAYTKSLSHDTDYSQIYNQIEAQNISVIIVFVSEWTARALINSAIQLKITDKVFIASDGWSSNKELPRTNGIQNIGTILGISQPIVKLPGFSDYVYASKSQNHSANSQQQMFCNQVCNCSNVNPTDVILADPSFSFPVYAAVYAIAHALHNVLQCGSNGCNGNITVYPHMVLAELKKSNFTLLNQSIEFDKNGDPKYGFYAILFWKQNGETEEVGSYRFNPSTLLIDNSRIHWHTKDKVPTSLCNWECDVGHKKAYKGIHKCCFNCEKCPKGTYVNSTEDPYTCFNCTETEWSAEGSTSCNLREVEYIRFTDSGAIVIMVLAWVLVGLTAAMSVLFAINYNTPIVRSAGGPMCFLILGCLSLCSISVFFQFDKPTTSFCILSFLPFLLFYTVCLACFVVRSFQIVCIFKVATMFHNLNTWWAKYHIQWLVITVAFGTQALLLLPSYIHDPPNPWNETSYPEKIILRCDHKYKMFSGSFVLLVFLCSLCFIFSYMGKDLPKNYNEAKAITFCLLLLILTWIIFATVHVLYRGKYNQTLNALAVLSSLYSFLLFYFLPKCYIIIFQSYKNTHQYFSGLIHNYTKTISQ